The genomic interval AGACTCTGGATATATTTCTTGTTCCCACAGGAACTTGGGTCCTGATAGCCAGTTTGTTGAGGAGATGTCCACTGCGTTTAGACCTCTCGACACATGGTCAGCAgggttttctgttgtgtctaTGTAGTGCCATTGGCTGGGGCTGGTGTGCTCTCTGATCATTTGCACACGATTGGCAACGAAGACGTGGAACCTTTTTGCTTCATTACTGATATAAGCCAGGACAACTTGGGAGTCAGTCCAGAAAAATTCTCCATGGATCGGCATTTCAAGCTTGTTTCTCAGCATGACACTTGATCTTGCAGCGACCACTGCTGCTGAAAGTTCCAATCTTGGAATGCTTGTGAGTTTTGTAGGCGCAACTCTAGCCTTTGCCCTCAcaaggctgcagtgaacttcacCATCTTCATTTTTGCTTCTCAGATAGGAACACGAGCCATATCCTATATTGCTGGCATCGGAGAAGTGGTCTAGTTCCCTTGTGACAGTTTTGCAGAAGCCTTGTGGTTGGTAGCATCTCGGTATTGAGACTTCCTTCAGCCTTTTGTAGGTCGCTCTTTCATCTCTCAGACCGTGGACTTAAGTCTTCGGGAAGTGAGTCATCCCAGTTAATGCCTCGACGACACAGCTCCTGGAGGATGCACTTTCCAGTTAAGATAAACGGAGCCATGAATCCGACTGGATCGTACAAAGAAGCAATGACGGATAGGATTCTGCGACGTGTGGATGGCCTGGGTTGTGGGTTTACATTAAAGCTGAAGGTGTCGTGTTCAAGGGACCACTGGAAACTAAGAGCACGTTCTGCTGGAGCTGCATTTAGGTCCAGATTTAAGGGGTTTGGATGTGACTGCCCTCTCAGTTGGGTCCATGGAGTCCAGAACTGATCTTTTGTTTGAGTTGAACTTGTGTAGATGCAAACCTCCTCTCTTGCACAACTCTTGTGCTTCAGCAATTAACTCCTTTGCTTCTTCTACGGAGGAGACGCTGATAAGCCCATCATCGACGTAGAAGTTCTTTTCAACAAAGGCTGATCCCGATGGATACTCTTCCTTGTGTTGATGTCCCAAGTACTTCAGGCCAAAGTAGGCACATCCGGGTGACGAAGCGGCACCGAATAGGTGGACAGCCATTTGATACTCTTGAGGCTCTGCTTTGAGGTCTCCATCCTCCCACCAGAGAAACCGTAAGTAGTTCCGTAATTCAGGAGAAACGTAAAACTGATGGAACATTTTCTCGATGTCGCATATGATGGCTACAGCCTCTTTCCTGAAACGACAGAGCACTACAAGGAGAGAGTTGATCAGGTCAGGACCTGTTAGCAATGTATCATTTAGTGAGACACCACAGAACTTCGCTGAACAGTCAAAGACGACCCTTAGCTTCTCTGGCTTCTTGGGGTGGAACACCCCATGATATGGTATGTACCACGAGTCTTCTGTTCTGTCGCAGGAAAGGCTGGCTCTGCGTCGCCTTTCTTTATTATATCCTTCATGAAGGCTTTGTACTGTTCTTTATACCGCTCGTTAtttttcaatcttttctttAGGTGCTGCAGTTGAACGGTTGGAAGCTTCTTGTTGTCTGGTAGCAGAGGTGGCTCTGTGCTCTTGAAAGGAAGGGGCATTTCATAGTGTCCATCTTTCCTTTGAGTTATGTTGTCACTCAGGAGCTGAATGAAGCGAACGTGGTCTCGTGACACATACTTGTCTTTATctgctgtgagatgcatgtaatggtaaaataaattataacattgttttgtgctaaagccgtgtctcaagtgtcctgtatttgaccctgacatGCAAGGAGCAACATGATACAAAATtatagtttgcagctgtgcccagAGAAGGGAGGGCGAtcaactcgatctcatagatgctgcaaaacaaaggactgctgttcatggccttggctCATATCTTATTAGGTACGAAAGTTCCAGATCCACGTCTTTACTTCATGTCAagtaattatgatttgcaccggccactgaggaggatcttgctgtgtgtgtgtgctaccctcagcttcacccgGGTTCTTATATCAACCTGATTTTCAGCTTCTCGTACccggcacagagaatgtccttcacatgtgtgtaattccactacttttagcggtaacgagcatgtaacgaagtatttttttaaatagatcaacgcagttacaattactgaaattgaaatgagtttgttacttgcgttactctcttttatgacgcgaagcggagggccggcaaatagtaagtagctgcctgtcagcacaaaatagttgtggccaccaaacgttgtgtgtcacagaatagtcgccgtacgtgcatgtaaacagcatcgcgttgctcatgacgaaagagcgcagccccgcggatgctgcaggcgccgctccacgcaaacaaccaaggctccactttacacggactgcagtgcagccgataaaccggccagagctgaatagatggattgctcgctatgttgaagatgagatgcatcctgtcaactgtcgagtcagttgccttcaggcaaatgcctgaaacttattttgtattaagttaagtattaaaaaggacttttgtactattgcttgatttgaagggctgttgccctgttgattaccatgaataggtctaaaaaatatgtttattgtgtttgactattcagtactatttatatttaatacatttaaaaagcagacataaaagttacttaaaagttacttttcagagtaactaattaattttgatacacagtaactggtaagtaattcaattacctttgaAAGAAGTAACTAATAACTGCAACTAAATACTcgattttcagtaacttgcccaacactgttAATCACGTGTGCAGATAGTATGATGTCAAAATAGAAGTCACATAAAATCAAAGTAGGAAacaggatcatcaaaataaaaaagtctgaTAGTGGTCATGTACACTGTATTTAACGGCAAAAAACTAGGTAAGTGCACTATGTGTAATAAAACGGCCACTTCAAAACAGCATACTCCTgtccagtaggtggcggtatgcaTTATTTCATGTTGGTTGCGACCCCCCAATAAAATTgatagaggaagaagaaggccgATAACCTGTAACCATAATAAAGAGCGGAACCTTAATGTGGCTGAGGTCTGCAGTCGGAACTTTGAAGTTGTGACACCCAGCCGTTGCTTCGTCTTGTGGCAGTGCAGATAATTCATTTGACCGGTAATTAAGCAaaaatgtcttcagttgagaatttgagagagtttgtcaacgagcgactatctgctgctgctgaagaaatattcggagtttttaaaagaatcgtcgtcgagtaccaggaagagatcgaccggcagcgcagactgttggatgttttatgGAAACCCGAAGTGAGGTTACACAGGATAGGTGAGAACAACTTTGTTAAAGAAAACTCTCTTGTCTAAAGCAATAAAGACGatacattatttaatttttttcgaACATACGTGTTCTTTAACTTACTAATAGAACAGTAGGACACGTGATGTTTATGGTTTATAAACACTCGTTGTATTTATACGCTCAAACGTTTGTCTTCtattccttttgtccctccagagctcccacagtcacgtgtctgtaaggaggaggagcttctctctgagcagcagctctgtctgcaggagaggaagcccagtctggaccaagaggacccagatcctccagagattaaagaggaacaggaggaactctgcaccagtccagagggagagcagcttgaaccgaagcaggaggcctttacgttgactcctacttgtgaggaaagaggccacggtgaagatcaacttctggactcgtgtactgatgaagctgagagtgtggtacaggaaacatctctagaatacatttcagttgaaagcaccgctgtagttgaactaaacaatgaccaccagcttctctctcacaatcctcatgaatctgatggccgagatcagaaaggagtaaaacttagtttaacatcaaacaaGGAACCAGTTCCTCCGGGTGAGAAGCCAATTTTGTGCAGAGATTGTGGGAAATACTTTCAACATAGAAATAGCTTGTTGGGCCACGTGAGAAGAACCCACAGAGTTGATGAACCATTtgtatgcaacacctgtgggaaaagattcATTCATAAATCAACATTTGAGACTCATAAAACAGTCCATAGTGAAGAGAAACCATTTTCTTGCAAAACatgtggaaaatatttcaaatgtagtaGTGACCTAAAGTTCCACATGAAAGTACACACAGGGGAAAGGCCACATCTTTGtagcacctgtgggaaaacatttacACGGAAATCACATTTGAAGTCTCATATATTaattcatagtggggagaagccatatttcTGCGTCACCTGCGGGAAAAAATTTGCTCAGCCATCAAATTTGACGTCTCATATAAGAAGCCACAATGGGGAAaggccatattcctgcatcacctgcggGAAAGCATTCATTCAGGCATCAGTATTGAAGCGTCATAAAAGAACtcatagtggggagaagccatattcctgcatcacctgcggGAAAGCATTCACTCAGGCATCAGTATTGAAGCGTCATATAATAATTCatactggggagaagccatattcctgtaaaatatgtaaaagtgGTTTCAGGAGTTCTAGTAACCTAATTGTCCACATGAGAAGAACCCACGAGGGTGAGACGTCATAGAGTAAATATTTGGAGCAATTTTTAAGATTGAACAGGCGTTGAAGCTTTCTATAAGAACAGAACACAAATGCTTCATTTGAGAGAAAAGTCTTTTCAGTAAGtttctgacagacagacagaccgcgGTGACCTCGGCgtgtggagtagagagggtgcgccgggaaccgcagggttgtcCGTTtaaatcctggctgctccatgtcgaagtgtccttgagcaagacacccaacctctaactgctccccgggcgcctttacggcagcacaccactcccactgtgtgggatgggttaaaaatgtaaaccgtGGGTTAAATATGCACTGCaggttgctttggataaaagtttcagctaaatgatatgtaatgtaataaccaGTCATTAAATGTATATAGTTTACTTTCATCCCCCAAATCTTTTATGCAGATTAAGGGATCATATCTTGCAAATGTTTAACCTGTTTAACAATTAATTTGTCAGatagacaaatatatatatatatatatctcaatcTCCGAAAAGTCCTGCAATAAAAATGATGGATCTCTTCCTCAAATGATGTTCGCTCATGATTTCATCCTGCTTGAGTTTTTTTGTATAAAGCAGTTTTAGAtaaaactcaaaagaaaaagatcaaCCTCCCAATCAAACATTTTCCACTTATGTAAAAGTTCAGAGGTATATTCATATACAGAGTAAAACTATTTGGActaaaataaaactattgtgtAGTAAGTGGAAGACATCAACCAAACACTTGTTGATTGTGGGATAATATTTGGAAACCCCACTTGCAGTTAAACAAGATacatgtgtaaaatgtattatataaaATACTGATATCCTCTATTTATACAACATTTGGTCAAACAACAATCCATCACTAAATCATATCAACCTCTTTCTTCGACTGCTGAAGGAGCTTTAAGGGCCTCCAGTCCAATCCAGGTGCGAGTCATTTACAATGCAGTACCATCAGTGCTGCTCCATTTGAAAATATCTTgtcaaataaaataagaatgtgATATAAAAgttatgttgaaaaaaatagtTGATTTTAGCTCAATTTAAAGAGCTTCAGGTGTCAAAGAACGGAACTCACTGCAGGACAATGTAAGTGGAAGGAAAATGATGAAGTCACGTCCAGGGAAACCCACAG from Gasterosteus aculeatus chromosome 10, fGasAcu3.hap1.1, whole genome shotgun sequence carries:
- the LOC120826167 gene encoding uncharacterized protein LOC120826167; this translates as MSSVENLREFVNERLSAAAEEIFGVFKRIVVEYQEEIDRQRRLLDVLWKPEVRLHRIELPQSRVCKEEELLSEQQLCLQERKPSLDQEDPDPPEIKEEQEELCTSPEGEQLEPKQEAFTLTPTCEERGHGEDQLLDSCTDEAESVVQETSLEYISVESTAVVELNNDHQLLSHNPHESDGRDQKGVKLSLTSNKEPVPPGEKPILCRDCGKYFQHRNSLLGHVRRTHRVDEPFVCNTCGKRFIHKSTFETHKTVHSEEKPFSCKTCGKYFKCSSDLKFHMKVHTGERPHLCSTCGKTFTRKSHLKSHILIHSGEKPYFCVTCGKKFAQPSNLTSHIRSHNGERPYSCITCGKAFIQASVLKRHKRTHSGEKPYSCITCGKAFTQASVLKRHIIIHTGEKPYSCKICKSGFRSSSNLIVHMRRTHEGETS